One Rhizobium sp. NXC14 DNA window includes the following coding sequences:
- the dndC gene encoding DNA phosphorothioation system sulfurtransferase DndC, with the protein MDESIFAGGGLSSRIEEIQRVYLSDNRPWVVGYSGGKDSTCTLQIVWQALSGLPEEQRRKPVFVISSDTLVETPVIVRYIDVTLERIDAAARTQGLPIQTQKVMPRVDRSFWVNLIGRGYPAPSRRFRWCTERLKIEPADEFIRERVAEYGEVVMVLGVRTSESATRAQSMSFHKIKGSLLSRHSSLLNAFVYAPIEAFSTDDVWTYLLQNASPWGNDNRDLVAMYRNAASGECPLVVDTTTPSCGNSRFGCWVCTVVTKDKSMEAMIDSGEDWLEPLLDYRDMLAETQDPAKKRLYRDFRRRSGQVSFIGDSATPVPGPYTLDFCRELLTKLLQTQVEVHRNAPPGENAPLIHEAELHEIRKIWRAERGDWADSVPSIVRDVLGRDLDWVVEDNVSFTREDAGLLDELCASNGVPTELIARLLDVERAAHGLKRRHAVHTRIEDIFKQEWRDVDEIVAERRRQLVADGSIPDVDNSDEDERPELAFDVETNT; encoded by the coding sequence ATGGACGAAAGTATCTTTGCCGGCGGAGGCTTGTCGTCCCGTATCGAAGAAATTCAGCGCGTCTACCTTTCCGACAACAGACCGTGGGTTGTTGGCTACTCGGGAGGCAAGGATTCCACGTGCACCCTCCAGATCGTCTGGCAGGCACTCTCCGGGCTGCCGGAAGAACAGAGGCGCAAACCCGTTTTCGTGATCAGTTCTGATACGCTGGTCGAGACCCCTGTCATCGTGCGCTATATCGACGTAACGCTGGAACGGATCGATGCAGCAGCGCGCACACAGGGGCTGCCGATTCAGACGCAGAAAGTTATGCCTAGGGTCGATCGAAGCTTTTGGGTCAATCTGATCGGCCGTGGATATCCAGCGCCTTCGCGGAGATTCCGCTGGTGCACGGAGCGCCTGAAGATCGAACCTGCCGACGAGTTCATTCGCGAGCGGGTCGCCGAATATGGCGAAGTGGTGATGGTACTCGGTGTGCGCACTTCGGAAAGCGCAACGCGCGCGCAGTCGATGTCGTTTCACAAGATAAAAGGCTCACTGCTTTCACGCCATTCGTCGCTTCTAAACGCCTTCGTCTACGCTCCGATCGAGGCTTTCTCGACCGATGACGTTTGGACCTACCTGCTTCAGAACGCCTCCCCATGGGGCAACGACAATCGTGACCTTGTCGCGATGTACAGAAACGCGGCGTCGGGCGAGTGCCCGCTCGTGGTAGATACGACGACGCCAAGCTGCGGCAACTCGCGTTTCGGATGCTGGGTATGCACCGTCGTGACCAAGGACAAGTCGATGGAGGCGATGATCGATTCCGGCGAAGATTGGCTCGAACCGTTGCTGGATTACCGCGATATGCTCGCAGAGACGCAGGACCCCGCGAAGAAACGCCTCTATAGGGATTTTCGGCGTAGAAGCGGGCAGGTCTCCTTCATCGGTGACAGCGCTACCCCGGTTCCAGGGCCATACACCCTCGATTTCTGCCGAGAGCTTCTCACCAAGCTGCTGCAGACGCAGGTCGAGGTCCATCGCAATGCCCCTCCGGGCGAGAACGCGCCCCTCATCCATGAGGCAGAACTCCACGAGATCAGAAAGATCTGGCGAGCCGAGCGCGGCGACTGGGCTGACAGCGTCCCCTCTATAGTCCGCGACGTCCTCGGCCGCGATCTGGACTGGGTCGTAGAGGACAATGTCAGCTTCACCCGCGAGGACGCTGGTCTGCTGGACGAACTCTGCGCCTCAAACGGCGTGCCCACTGAGCTCATCGCCCGATTGCTTGACGTGGAGCGTGCGGCGCACGGTCTGAAACGCAGGCATGCGGTCCACACCAGGATCGAAGACATCTTCAAGCAGGAGTGGCGCGACGTGGACGAGATCGTTGCTGAACGCCGTCGGCAGCTTGTGGCAGATGGCTCGATACCGGATGTCGATAATTCTGACGAGGACGAGCGGCCGGAACTCGCATTCGACGTCGAGACAAACACATGA
- the dndE gene encoding DNA sulfur modification protein DndE, protein MHYSKLRISADATSKLRFLRQRTGLTPNLLCRIALMTSLEEGLIGNVPPPDEEGSEFNSYTLTGEHSALYIALLRFVEEQGGESELSDEEMLQRMRAHIHRGVGTLSVRAKSAADLLAIIPEAA, encoded by the coding sequence GTGCACTACAGCAAGCTTAGGATTTCTGCTGACGCAACCAGCAAACTCAGGTTTCTCCGCCAAAGGACCGGACTGACGCCAAACCTCTTGTGCCGGATCGCGCTGATGACCTCTCTCGAGGAAGGCTTGATCGGGAACGTACCGCCTCCCGACGAGGAAGGATCTGAGTTCAATTCCTACACACTTACCGGAGAACATTCCGCCCTTTACATCGCACTCCTGCGGTTTGTGGAGGAACAAGGAGGTGAGAGTGAACTATCAGACGAAGAAATGCTGCAGCGTATGAGGGCACATATCCATCGCGGCGTGGGCACGCTTTCGGTACGGGCGAAGTCGGCGGCAGATCTACTTGCGATTATTCCGGAGGCAGCATGA
- the dndB gene encoding DNA sulfur modification protein DndB, giving the protein MDGNFLNFAAIRGVQAGCAYYVVMVPLKTLSVLFKFDDDAVPADLRAQRLLNKARVPQIADYIISNPEEYILSSLCGSVDGDIAFEPAVSEGPLRNVGQLRISLDATLLINDGQHRRAALVQALRERPALASETISVVLFVDKGLRRAQQMFADLNIHAVRPNSSIKLLYDHRDDLAALTREVVKQIPLFRDFTCFDSASISNRSIKFFTFSSLHQATAAFLGKGRSDTVSDGDLPLVRRFWERVIEEMPDWQRVGTRHVSAAELRQDYIHSHGVGVQAIAIAGAQLVATHPTDWEPKLAGLRNVDWSRANRALWDGRAIVTGKVNRSKNSIILVSNVVIRGLGLRLGEQAQKIEDLYAPQNVHRIKAAG; this is encoded by the coding sequence ATGGATGGCAACTTTCTGAACTTTGCAGCGATCCGGGGCGTCCAGGCCGGTTGTGCCTATTACGTCGTTATGGTGCCGCTTAAGACGCTCTCGGTGCTCTTCAAATTCGATGATGACGCCGTGCCGGCCGACTTGCGAGCGCAGAGGTTGCTGAACAAGGCACGCGTGCCGCAAATCGCCGACTACATTATTTCCAACCCTGAGGAATATATCCTTTCGTCGTTGTGCGGATCCGTAGACGGAGACATTGCCTTCGAGCCGGCCGTTTCCGAGGGGCCGCTCAGAAACGTCGGGCAGCTGCGTATTTCGCTTGACGCAACACTCCTCATCAACGACGGCCAGCACCGTCGTGCCGCACTCGTCCAGGCGCTTCGGGAGCGTCCGGCATTGGCATCCGAAACTATCTCGGTCGTGCTGTTTGTCGACAAGGGTTTGCGTCGGGCGCAGCAGATGTTTGCCGATCTCAATATCCATGCCGTCCGACCGAACAGCTCCATCAAGCTACTTTACGACCACCGCGACGATCTTGCGGCGCTTACCCGAGAGGTGGTGAAGCAAATTCCACTGTTTCGGGATTTCACCTGCTTCGACAGCGCCAGCATCTCGAACCGCTCCATCAAGTTTTTCACTTTCAGCTCGCTTCACCAGGCGACGGCTGCTTTTCTGGGTAAGGGGCGTAGTGACACTGTCAGTGACGGCGACCTGCCGTTGGTGCGGCGCTTCTGGGAGCGGGTTATCGAAGAAATGCCAGATTGGCAGCGAGTCGGAACTCGCCATGTATCAGCCGCAGAGCTGCGCCAGGACTACATCCATTCCCATGGCGTTGGCGTTCAGGCGATTGCGATCGCCGGCGCACAGCTTGTCGCCACTCATCCCACGGACTGGGAGCCCAAACTTGCCGGACTTCGAAACGTGGACTGGTCTCGCGCCAACCGAGCGCTTTGGGACGGCAGGGCGATCGTGACCGGGAAGGTCAACAGATCCAAAAACAGCATCATCCTGGTCAGCAACGTGGTTATCCGCGGACTGGGGCTGCGTCTGGGAGAGCAGGCGCAGAAGATTGAAGACTTGTATGCACCGCAGAACGTGCACAGAATAAAGGCTGCAGGCTGA
- a CDS encoding cysteine desulfurase family protein — protein MSQPLYLDHNATTPIDPLVVDAMEPYLREIFGNPSSVEHQHGFEAGRAIDTARALAASAIGARETEIVFTAGATEANNIAIFGAARANPEKRHLVTTAIEHPAVLEPMRALEREGYRVTYLGVDETGRVSLDELAGAITPETALVSVMAANNEVGVLQPIREIGAICDARGALFHSDLAQVLAYHPVDVEKDNVHIASLSAHKAYGPKGIGALYVRARKPRVKLAPLLFGGGQEKGLRPGTLNTAAIVGLGRAFAICKERSARDAEHVSGLCSSFWSIFSELVPEAVINGPTSGRLANNLSISVEGVEPLALMRRLRGRISFSASSACATDKMETSHVLLAMFGNTQRARQAFRIAPGRFTSPDDVVEAAKLLGNDTRSLKDSTRAA, from the coding sequence ATGAGCCAACCCCTCTACCTTGATCATAACGCGACAACACCAATCGATCCGCTCGTGGTCGATGCGATGGAACCCTACCTGCGGGAAATATTCGGCAACCCGTCGAGCGTGGAGCATCAACACGGATTTGAAGCCGGTCGCGCGATCGACACAGCACGAGCCCTCGCGGCGAGCGCAATTGGCGCCCGCGAAACGGAAATCGTCTTCACCGCCGGTGCGACGGAAGCGAACAATATCGCCATTTTCGGCGCGGCACGAGCCAACCCGGAGAAACGTCATCTCGTCACCACCGCGATCGAGCACCCGGCGGTTTTGGAGCCGATGCGAGCACTCGAGCGCGAAGGCTACCGCGTCACTTATCTGGGCGTCGACGAGACCGGCCGCGTCAGTCTCGACGAACTGGCTGGCGCGATTACGCCGGAGACGGCGCTGGTAAGCGTGATGGCAGCAAACAACGAGGTGGGTGTCCTCCAGCCCATTCGGGAAATCGGTGCAATATGTGACGCGCGTGGTGCTCTGTTCCACAGCGATCTCGCACAAGTGCTGGCCTACCACCCGGTGGATGTCGAGAAAGACAACGTACATATCGCCAGTCTGTCCGCCCACAAGGCATACGGCCCGAAAGGAATTGGCGCGCTTTACGTCCGCGCCCGCAAACCAAGGGTTAAGCTGGCGCCGTTGCTTTTCGGCGGAGGACAGGAGAAGGGCTTGCGTCCCGGCACGCTCAACACCGCCGCGATTGTCGGTCTCGGCCGGGCTTTTGCTATATGCAAGGAGCGATCGGCAAGGGACGCCGAACACGTGTCCGGTTTGTGTTCTTCCTTCTGGTCCATCTTCAGCGAACTTGTACCGGAAGCCGTCATCAACGGACCGACTTCCGGGCGATTGGCCAACAATCTCTCTATATCCGTCGAAGGTGTTGAACCGCTGGCATTGATGAGGCGTCTCAGAGGGCGGATCAGCTTCTCAGCGTCTAGTGCCTGCGCGACCGACAAGATGGAAACCTCGCATGTGCTACTGGCCATGTTTGGCAACACACAACGGGCACGACAGGCCTTCCGTATCGCACCTGGCCGCTTTACCAGTCCAGACGATGTCGTCGAAGCCGCAAAGCTCCTCGGAAACGACACGCGCTCATTGAAGGATAGCACGCGCGCCGCCTGA
- a CDS encoding sigma factor-like helix-turn-helix DNA-binding protein has translation MQYGRNRIQMVDDIGDLSLAQAIGGELLSVRLQRVLDAPDLQAIRFADVVLNLDTFLDSLRTRPNIGRTSIGEMAALVKLLTPRLLAERGVAQEHIAQACETLFGDEQKVENVSADKIPMFDTLEASLDWLLGQCNARDRLVVERRFGLRSNPRETLEEIGSDYGVTRERIRQIEKRALTRMRVRMRLVPLADFVASASPAAWLKLSEGRGWVSDKTVDSVLRDLDGAIQLSLELIGTQPRTWLSSIATRATHGWIGAPASAELAMAAADRFRALAHLPLPRSISEYGADGIPHVEAALRVELGLELYQGYVLRSKPGPRMRRALGLHRLLAAAAEPIPAENLIQLYHQLCPFDPCSARDADIVMQAAPHLFIETYDQVWFGIGLGGELPVPDDREDFFREAPSTHEGISGDDEGATCVAALAAALDRRGPERLLTLYQNAHEILPPGRSPNSVGPTLLLNPQIFLRFLPGVYGLRHQLPSPESLITDPPPYLLDNNQVRLLAFGRRAGERRDVFPLWSSEGEFALAKWGRHNATQENYRSLLAVADIDAWPISGSERAHWQEVARREGRFELADTPRQDAYVRPELHRILAGCIEASNVGTLNWMAVNRMAGRRIDSHAAVSVLAILIALGILNAEDTEYSGWQRTHLATDRARDLVKQMTSEMSSTGILSWNRGIGSMMRDEICAASTSLTGWPEPDRLIAIFDSDEVSAAPDPAEMDSLDMLMAESRQSAERQNREDLLRWLLEE, from the coding sequence ATGCAATACGGTCGCAACCGGATACAGATGGTCGATGATATTGGCGACCTATCGCTGGCCCAGGCGATCGGAGGTGAGCTTCTGTCCGTTCGCCTCCAGCGGGTTCTGGACGCCCCCGACCTTCAAGCTATTCGCTTTGCTGACGTTGTTCTAAACCTCGACACCTTCCTTGATAGCCTGCGGACGCGGCCAAATATCGGCAGAACGTCAATCGGTGAGATGGCTGCTCTCGTAAAGCTTTTGACGCCAAGGCTGCTGGCAGAGCGTGGCGTGGCGCAGGAGCACATTGCGCAGGCCTGTGAAACTTTGTTCGGCGACGAGCAGAAGGTCGAGAATGTTTCGGCTGACAAGATCCCAATGTTCGACACGCTGGAGGCAAGCCTTGATTGGCTACTTGGGCAATGCAATGCCCGAGACCGGTTGGTTGTCGAGCGCAGGTTCGGTCTCCGATCGAACCCGCGGGAAACGCTGGAGGAGATAGGATCTGACTATGGCGTGACGCGCGAGCGGATCAGGCAGATTGAAAAACGCGCTTTGACACGCATGCGGGTTCGCATGCGACTTGTACCGCTAGCCGATTTTGTCGCCTCTGCATCTCCAGCCGCATGGTTGAAGCTCAGCGAGGGGCGTGGATGGGTTTCAGATAAGACGGTGGACTCCGTGTTGCGCGATCTGGATGGCGCTATTCAGCTTTCGCTCGAGCTGATCGGAACGCAACCTCGGACGTGGCTCTCAAGCATAGCGACGAGGGCCACCCACGGTTGGATCGGCGCACCAGCTAGTGCCGAGCTCGCGATGGCGGCTGCCGATCGGTTCAGGGCACTCGCTCATCTGCCTCTGCCGCGCTCCATCTCTGAATACGGAGCGGACGGCATACCTCATGTGGAAGCTGCGCTTCGGGTCGAGCTCGGTCTCGAGCTTTACCAAGGGTACGTCCTTCGGTCGAAACCGGGGCCAAGGATGCGTCGAGCCCTTGGTCTGCACCGACTGTTGGCCGCAGCGGCGGAGCCTATTCCTGCAGAAAATTTGATTCAACTCTACCACCAACTTTGTCCGTTCGATCCCTGCTCAGCGCGCGACGCCGATATCGTCATGCAGGCGGCGCCGCACCTATTCATCGAAACGTACGATCAGGTATGGTTTGGCATCGGCCTTGGCGGCGAGCTCCCTGTACCAGATGATCGCGAAGACTTTTTTCGCGAAGCGCCGTCCACACATGAGGGCATATCTGGTGATGACGAGGGTGCCACGTGTGTCGCAGCGCTTGCCGCTGCACTCGATCGGCGTGGTCCAGAGCGTCTTTTGACGCTTTATCAGAATGCGCATGAGATTCTTCCGCCAGGCCGCTCACCCAACAGCGTCGGGCCAACCTTGCTTCTGAACCCTCAAATCTTTTTGCGGTTCTTGCCAGGCGTATACGGCCTTCGTCATCAGTTGCCATCACCAGAAAGTCTGATCACCGATCCTCCTCCCTACCTTTTGGATAACAACCAGGTGCGCCTGCTTGCATTCGGGCGCCGGGCCGGCGAGAGACGCGATGTGTTCCCGCTTTGGTCGTCTGAAGGGGAGTTTGCGCTTGCAAAGTGGGGCCGCCACAATGCTACCCAGGAAAATTATCGCTCACTCCTTGCCGTTGCGGACATCGACGCCTGGCCAATCTCTGGCTCGGAGCGCGCGCATTGGCAGGAAGTCGCGCGGCGCGAAGGCCGGTTTGAACTCGCGGACACACCGCGTCAGGATGCCTACGTCCGGCCAGAACTGCATCGTATTCTTGCCGGCTGCATCGAAGCAAGCAACGTGGGCACGCTGAACTGGATGGCTGTCAACCGCATGGCAGGTCGTCGAATCGACAGCCATGCGGCCGTGTCGGTTTTGGCAATCTTGATTGCCCTTGGGATTTTAAACGCCGAGGACACCGAGTACTCGGGTTGGCAGCGAACCCATCTTGCTACGGATCGTGCCAGAGATCTGGTCAAGCAGATGACAAGCGAAATGTCTTCGACTGGCATCCTTTCCTGGAACCGCGGCATTGGATCAATGATGCGAGACGAGATTTGCGCCGCGAGTACGTCTTTAACGGGATGGCCTGAACCGGATCGGCTTATAGCGATTTTTGACAGCGACGAGGTATCGGCGGCGCCTGATCCTGCGGAGATGGATTCGCTCGACATGCTCATGGCGGAAAGCCGCCAGTCCGCCGAGAGGCAAAATCGCGAGGACTTGCTACGGTGGTTGCTCGAGGAATGA
- a CDS encoding DEAD/DEAH box helicase family protein: MLTIRLISSPMISESDRRTLTTLEDEQARAAYRLIVVDRILEEIAELALSPNDTAIRARVFAWLIANDRLELKFAFPEHLDEPGIFHEKFGIFDLAAGGTIAFTGSANETTGGHSRNYESIDVYCDWIAGEEERVATKSEQFDETWAGEAAGLAVIAPSAKILERFRKNADWPFVETVVEKQPEAPAEVDPRWRHQEEAVSAFLEKPAGILEMATGTGKTRTALKILANLVSNGAIECAIVTMEGTDLLEQWAAELDAWNLDGGPKWLIYRHFGPHHEMGDFIVDPKMSLIVVSRGQLARLLMRLPDHIKAKALIVHDEVHGLGMPSLVGSVKGQHKAFGWRVGLSATPERAYDGVGNDFITDEVGPTLYRFPLERAISRGVLSEFDYRPLPYDLTDADRERLRLVYAKKAARQREGRPMGNEELWTEIAKVYKTAEAKPEVFEEHLKNFPEILNRSIVFVETKEYGERILASIHRRTHRYRTYYADDDRDHLIAFARGDIDCLITCHRISQGIDIRSLNTVILFASARAKLETIQRIGRCLRIDPAKPDKRALVVDFVRPEAETDAVPNADQERCAWLSELAKVRKGDDYDT, from the coding sequence ATGCTGACGATCCGTCTGATTTCGTCGCCGATGATATCGGAATCTGACAGGCGCACCCTGACGACGCTTGAAGACGAGCAAGCGCGTGCTGCCTATCGGTTGATCGTCGTCGATCGTATCCTGGAAGAGATTGCCGAGCTGGCGCTGTCACCCAACGACACTGCTATCCGTGCTCGCGTCTTCGCGTGGCTTATTGCCAATGACAGGCTCGAACTCAAGTTTGCCTTTCCGGAGCATTTAGACGAACCCGGCATATTTCACGAGAAATTCGGCATCTTTGATTTGGCGGCCGGCGGGACGATTGCCTTCACCGGTTCGGCGAACGAAACAACTGGCGGCCATAGCCGTAACTACGAAAGTATCGATGTTTATTGCGACTGGATCGCTGGGGAAGAGGAGCGGGTCGCCACCAAGTCTGAGCAGTTCGATGAAACCTGGGCAGGCGAGGCAGCGGGCTTGGCGGTGATCGCGCCGTCGGCGAAGATCCTGGAAAGGTTCCGGAAGAATGCAGACTGGCCATTTGTCGAGACAGTTGTCGAGAAGCAGCCAGAGGCCCCGGCAGAAGTTGATCCGCGCTGGCGTCACCAGGAAGAGGCGGTTTCGGCATTCCTTGAAAAGCCTGCCGGCATTCTCGAAATGGCGACAGGCACGGGCAAAACCAGAACCGCGCTCAAGATATTGGCAAACCTTGTCTCCAATGGCGCGATCGAGTGCGCCATCGTGACGATGGAGGGCACCGACCTCCTTGAACAATGGGCGGCCGAGTTGGACGCATGGAACTTGGATGGCGGGCCAAAGTGGCTGATTTATCGGCATTTCGGCCCTCATCACGAGATGGGAGACTTTATCGTTGACCCAAAAATGTCACTCATCGTTGTCTCTCGTGGGCAACTCGCACGATTACTGATGCGCTTGCCTGATCATATCAAGGCCAAGGCCCTGATCGTCCACGACGAAGTTCACGGCCTTGGCATGCCGAGTTTGGTCGGTAGCGTGAAGGGTCAACACAAAGCCTTCGGCTGGCGTGTCGGTCTGAGCGCCACGCCTGAGCGTGCTTACGACGGCGTAGGAAACGACTTCATCACCGACGAGGTCGGCCCGACGCTGTACCGCTTCCCCCTTGAAAGGGCGATATCTCGTGGGGTGTTGAGTGAGTTTGACTATCGGCCGCTCCCTTATGATCTGACAGACGCTGACCGGGAGCGACTTCGCCTCGTCTACGCGAAGAAGGCAGCACGCCAGCGCGAAGGCCGACCGATGGGGAACGAGGAGCTCTGGACCGAGATCGCGAAGGTTTACAAAACTGCCGAAGCGAAGCCCGAGGTTTTCGAGGAACACCTAAAAAACTTCCCCGAGATACTGAACCGCAGCATCGTTTTCGTGGAGACGAAAGAATATGGAGAGCGGATCCTCGCCTCGATCCATCGCCGTACCCACCGCTACCGGACATATTACGCAGATGACGATCGCGACCATCTCATCGCGTTTGCGCGCGGCGATATAGATTGTCTCATTACCTGCCATCGTATTTCGCAAGGAATCGACATCCGCTCGTTGAACACGGTAATTCTTTTTGCCTCTGCACGCGCGAAGCTTGAAACCATTCAAAGGATAGGGCGCTGCCTTCGGATCGATCCGGCGAAGCCTGATAAGCGCGCTCTTGTGGTGGATTTTGTTCGACCGGAAGCTGAAACTGATGCCGTCCCAAACGCAGACCAAGAGCGTTGTGCTTGGCTCTCTGAGCTGGCGAAGGTACGGAAAGGAGACGACTATGACACTTGA
- a CDS encoding CxC ATPase DNA modification system associated small protein: protein MTLDTALAEALREAVEEKGQPRALSLRLEAWLLAMTEGDDAQEAQAQRYEDVREAVQLEEQPSAH, encoded by the coding sequence ATGACACTTGATACTGCATTGGCGGAAGCTCTGCGTGAAGCTGTCGAGGAGAAGGGTCAGCCCCGTGCGCTGTCACTGCGGCTCGAAGCATGGCTGTTGGCCATGACCGAGGGCGACGACGCGCAAGAAGCCCAGGCGCAAAGATACGAGGACGTCCGCGAAGCGGTGCAACTGGAGGAACAACCGAGTGCGCATTGA
- the dndD gene encoding DNA sulfur modification protein DndD has protein sequence MILHSLRLENFGLYQGVIQFDLAPRKRSGGDTPIVLVGGKNGAGKTTFLEALRLALYGKRALGTRVGQSEYEQYLRSRLNRGGGSMTAAVALEFDYAEAGVVHRYAVRREWSARSGSVAEAIELEKDGKTITSVPKDEWHSFLQELIPPGLSQLFFFDGEKIQEIADGSGEEEYLADAVRGLLGIELISRLRTDLGLYLARHRAQEGSDSLTARLEANIRDIQVAQRHTDELFEDAAELTAKREANSRVAEQVRRRFTAEGGDIALGRVKLEAEIQENKANLHSAEAAFRDAANKLMPFAYAPRLLSRFKSALASSLEGSVDMDSMRRVLEKFEKWDGISTTWTAAHRRDFRAFLESTATTDTGSFKDLSDRRSALAVLDLVGTDVRPQSETLMRGLQSLVSKRDVLEASLARADHAKASAMLDELRDADRNLGSTEAALAAKQEELRLARNAVATLERERSKLLAEQANDEMGSRRNDLGYRAAKTLLEYEAKLLALKLKQLQSEFVRCFAHLARKPDLVAEARIDQSTFTVSLFDASGNLVPKSELSAGEKQIYATAMLWALARTSGRHLPMIIDTPLARLDTEHRSRLIERYFPVASHQVILLSTDTEISNEAMQTLEPFVSHSYQLVYDHAERRSTVSAGYFDVDNEEAGRALQQA, from the coding sequence ATGATCCTACATTCTTTAAGACTTGAAAACTTCGGCCTCTACCAAGGGGTCATCCAGTTCGACCTCGCGCCGCGCAAGCGATCTGGCGGAGATACCCCGATCGTCCTCGTTGGCGGCAAGAATGGCGCGGGTAAGACAACTTTCCTCGAAGCTTTGCGTCTCGCACTCTACGGAAAACGGGCGCTTGGGACGCGGGTAGGGCAGTCGGAATACGAGCAGTACCTGCGTTCGCGTCTCAATCGAGGCGGCGGAAGCATGACTGCTGCCGTCGCTCTCGAGTTCGATTACGCCGAAGCAGGCGTCGTTCACCGTTATGCGGTGCGGCGCGAGTGGTCGGCAAGAAGCGGGTCGGTGGCCGAAGCCATCGAACTCGAAAAAGACGGCAAGACGATCACTTCTGTTCCGAAGGACGAGTGGCACAGCTTCCTGCAGGAGCTCATCCCTCCGGGACTCTCGCAGCTCTTCTTTTTCGATGGGGAGAAAATACAAGAGATCGCCGACGGTAGTGGCGAAGAAGAATATCTCGCTGACGCCGTCCGCGGGCTCTTGGGTATCGAACTTATCAGCAGGCTGCGCACTGACCTTGGCCTTTATCTTGCACGTCACAGAGCCCAGGAAGGCTCAGACAGCCTTACCGCGCGACTGGAGGCCAACATCCGTGACATCCAGGTGGCTCAGCGGCATACGGATGAATTATTTGAAGATGCTGCCGAACTGACCGCGAAGCGGGAAGCCAACTCAAGGGTCGCGGAGCAGGTTCGACGCCGGTTCACGGCCGAAGGTGGCGACATCGCTCTTGGCCGCGTCAAGCTCGAAGCCGAAATCCAGGAAAACAAGGCAAACCTTCATTCTGCAGAGGCAGCGTTCCGCGATGCTGCGAACAAGCTAATGCCGTTTGCGTACGCACCGCGCCTGTTGAGCAGGTTCAAGTCCGCGCTTGCCTCTTCGTTGGAAGGCAGCGTTGATATGGACAGCATGCGGCGCGTTCTCGAAAAATTCGAGAAATGGGACGGTATCTCGACTACGTGGACGGCAGCGCATCGCCGGGATTTCCGCGCGTTTCTTGAGAGTACCGCGACGACGGATACAGGCTCGTTCAAGGATCTATCGGATCGACGGAGTGCACTCGCTGTGCTCGATCTGGTCGGCACGGATGTCCGGCCACAATCGGAAACGCTGATGCGGGGTCTCCAATCATTGGTCTCGAAACGGGATGTTCTCGAAGCAAGTCTTGCAAGAGCGGATCACGCCAAGGCAAGCGCGATGCTCGACGAACTGAGAGATGCCGACCGTAATCTCGGTAGCACCGAAGCTGCTCTGGCCGCAAAACAGGAAGAATTGAGATTAGCGAGAAACGCGGTGGCGACCTTGGAGCGCGAGCGGTCGAAGCTTCTCGCAGAACAGGCGAACGACGAGATGGGGTCCAGACGAAACGATCTAGGATACCGCGCCGCAAAGACCTTGCTAGAGTATGAAGCAAAGCTTCTTGCACTCAAGCTCAAGCAACTTCAGTCGGAATTCGTCAGATGTTTCGCACATCTCGCCCGCAAGCCGGATCTGGTTGCGGAGGCTCGTATCGACCAGTCGACCTTTACGGTCTCGCTGTTCGATGCGAGCGGAAACCTTGTCCCCAAAAGCGAACTCTCCGCCGGAGAGAAGCAAATCTATGCAACCGCCATGCTTTGGGCTCTGGCGAGAACGAGTGGACGCCATCTGCCCATGATCATCGACACTCCGCTGGCGCGGCTCGATACAGAACATCGATCGAGGCTCATCGAGCGATATTTTCCGGTGGCGTCGCATCAAGTGATCCTCTTATCGACTGATACCGAGATCAGCAACGAAGCGATGCAGACGCTGGAGCCTTTCGTCTCCCACAGCTATCAGCTGGTCTACGATCATGCAGAGCGCCGTTCTACGGTTTCCGCCGGATATTTCGATGTCGACAACGAGGAGGCAGGCCGTGCACTACAGCAAGCTTAG